The DNA window CGTTTTTCATTTCTGCTTTCATCAGCAGGCAGCCGCCCATGTACCCGGAACACGAGTGTCCCGTATAGACGTGATCTGCTACGGTATGATCATGAAACGTAATTCTGAGTTCGAGATAATTCCTGGGATGGGTGGACCCAATGCCATACCGTGTATAGCTTTCAATACTTTGAATCGCCTGAAGATAAAGGATGGTATTCTGTCTGCTTTCCGGAATATATCCGGGATACATGACACTCTGTGTGTGGTTCTGGATCTGCCGGTCAATCTGCACATTGAACATCCTGACGATCCTGTTGTTTTCCAGATCAGGAATGTCTGGCCTGGATTTTTTGTGGGATACCTCCTGAACCAGCAGGTAACAGATCAGGACGGTAGCTGCAGCCGCAATAAGCAGCGAGAAGATTAAAATTCCTTTTTTCATGATTATGTTTTGATGGGTTTAACAAATTTAAACATTTCCATATCAAATAAATTCAGGAAATTTGCAGGGATGAACATTCCAGACATTCATATTCCGGTAGTTGAAATTCCGTCAGGAAAAAAGGTACAGCTCTTCATGAAAAGGGAAGACCTGATCCACCCCGGCATTTCCGGCAATAAATACTGGAAACTGTTTTATAACATCAACCATTACCTGGACAGAAAACCGGTAAAGCCCTATCTCATTACTTTCGGCGGTGCCTTTTCCAATCATATTGCGGCAGTAGCGGCCGTGGCGAAACAATTCGGTATTCCGGCTTTAGGAATCATTCGCGGAGAAGAGCTGCATGATCGGTGGCAGGATAATCCGACGCTTACCTTTGCTGCAAGGAACGGTATGGACCTGAAGTTCGTTACCCGTGAGCAGTACAGGAATAAGGATCATATAGCGGTTTCTCTGCAGGCTGAATTTCCCGGTGCACTGGTCATTCCGGAAGGAGGAACCAATGCAGATGCCGTAAGAGGCGTAGGCCTGATGCTGAATCATCAAACCAAAGATTTTGACTATCTTTGCACGGCAGTTGGAACCGGAGGAACGCTTGCGGGGATCTCTTCATTCTGTGAAGATCATCAGCAGGTGGTAGGGTTTACAGTGGTAAGTGACCGTTCGCTTGAAGGCAAAATACGGAAGTTGACCTCAAAAAATAACTTTAGCCTGATAGATTCAGCTTTCGGAGGGTATGGTAAAATAAAAGATGAAAACATCCGTTTTATCAATGATTTCAAAAGCCGCTGCGGAATCCCTCTGGACCCGGTTTATACAGGAAAGATGATGCAGAAAGTTTTTGAATTGACGGAACAGGGATACTTCCCTGAAAACAGCAGGGTGTTGTGCTTTCATACCGGAGGTTTACAGGGAGTTGAGGGGGCCAATCTGCTTTTGAAAAAACAGAACAGAAATTTAATCATATAAATACATTGAAAAAATGAAAAGACTTGTCTTACTTGTAAGCCTTTTAGTTTTATCAAAATTCTCAGCCCAGACCTGGGCTACCGAAGACCAGTACATTCAGAAGTTTGCTAAGTACGCTGTGGAAGAAATGGAGAAGTACAAAATTCCGGCTTCCATTACCCTGGCACAGGGGCTTCTGGAAACAGGCGGCGGCCAGAGCCGGCTTGCGCTGGAAGGGAAAAACCATTTCGGCATCAAATGCAAGGAAGACTGGACCGGAAAAACCATGAAGCATACCGATGATGCTCCCAATGAATGTTTCCGTGTGTATGAAGACCCGCGGCAGTCGTATGAAGACCATTCCATCTTCCTGTCTACAAGAAAATATTACGCGAATCTCTTCAACCTGGATATGAAGGATTACCGCGCCTGGGCCTACGGACTGAAAAAAGCAGGCTATGCCACCAATCCGAGATATGCCTCCATCCTCATCAGTAAAATAGAAAAATACAGGCTTTACGAATTTGACAATACCAGCTCTAATGAGGTATGGTACGCGGTACTTAAAATGTATCCTAACCTGAAGGATGACCGTGCTTTCATGGCACAGATGGAACCGGAAAAGTATACGAAAAAAGCCAAAGATCCGGTGACGATAAAAGTGCCGTACCAGCAGACGTCGTATGCACAGCAGCAGAAGAGGGTGGATAAAATTAAAACCAGGGCTGAAACATTAAATTCCATCCTTATTAAAAGCCACCCGAACGAAGGGCTGAAGTACATCGTTATTCCTGAGGATACCAATGTTAAATATATTGCGGAAAAATTCAAGATCAGCGAAAGCAGGCTGATGAAATGGAATGAACTGGAAAGTGACGTACTGAAGAAGAATGACATTATTTTCCTGGAATCTAAGAATTCCGCCGGCAATACTGCTACCTACAAGGCCGCTTCCGGTGAAGATATGCATGATATCGCGCAGAAATTCGGGATCAGGCTCAATAAACTGTATGCTAAAAACAGGATGGACGAGGGCCAGCAGCCTTCCGCCGGACAGCTCATCTACCTGATCGATAAAAAACCAAGGCATTAAACCTGATTACGGTCAACAATAGGGCTGGTTTAGAGGTTCCGGTAAAACTATCGGGATTTTCAGGTTTGCCCATCATAAATAATGCAAACCTTAAGGCTGAAGCCTGGAGGTTAAACATATAAAGAACAACAGAATGAAATATCAGAGAAGTTCAGCTTTATTCGATGAAGCGTACCAATACATTCCCGGGGGGGTCAATTCTCCGGTCCGCGCCTTCAAATCCGTTGGGGGAGTGCCGGTTTTTATGAAATCTGCCAAAGGTGCTTACCTTACCGATGCGGATGACAATGCCTATATTGATTACATCAATTCCTGGGGACCTGCTATTTTAGGTCACACCCATCCTGAAGTGCTGGAAGAACTGAAGATACAGGCCGAGAAAGGTTTTTCATTCGGTGCACCTACGGAGCTGGAAACGGAAATTGCAAAATTCATTGTAGAGAACGTACCGAATATAGACCAGATCAGAATGGTTTCTTCAGGGACCGAAGCCTGCATGAGTGCCATCAGGCTGGCAAGAGGCTATACGGGAAGGGAAAAAATCGTCAAGTTTGAAGGCTGTTACCACGGGCATTCAGACTCATTCCTGATCAAGGCCGGAAGCGGTGCTGCCACATTCGGGAACCCGAATTCACCGGGGGTTACCCGAGGAACGGCTAAGGATACTCTCTTGGCAAGGTACAACGATTTTGAGCAGGTACAGGATCTCTTCCGCCATAACCAGGGTGAAATTGCCGCGGTTATCATTGAACCGGTAGCCGGAAATATGGGCTGCGTGCTTCCTGAGAATGAATTCCTCCAGAACCTGAGAAAGATTTGCGATGAAAATGGCGCTTTACTGATCTTTGATGAAGTGATGACCGGCTTCAGGCTGGCTTTCGGAGGGGCACAGGAATTATTCGGCGTTAAGGCTGACCTGGTAACATATGGGAAAGTAATCGGCGGCGGGCTTCCGGTAGGCGCTTTTGCCGGACGCAACGAAATTATGGATTGTCTTGCTCCGAAAGGAGCCGTGTACCAGGCCGGAACCTTAAGCGGCAGCCCGCTGGCTATGCGGGCAGGGCTGAAAACACTTCAGATCATCAAAAATGACCCTGAATTTTTCTCCAGGCTGGCTAAGACTACGGAAACCCTGGATTTTGAGATCGGAAAGATCCTGAATGAAAAAGGCATTGCCCACAGGATCAACCGTAAGGGTTCCATGATGTCGGTTTTCTTCCACATTAACCGTGTGTCCAATTTTGACGAAGCACAGGAAGCCAACCATTCCCTTTTCAATAATTTCTTCCACCAGATGCTGCAGAACGGGATTTACCTTCCTCCAAGCGGGTATGAAACCTATTTTATCAGCGACGCGATCAAAGACCGTGAACTGGATATGACGCTGGAAGCAGTGAGGAAGTTTGAATATTCTTAAAGAATAATGGATAATTACGTCTCTTTAATCACCATCAGATAAAAATCCCCCGGAATAACATTCCGGGGGATTTCGATATGAAGAAAACTAACTATTGTTATTGTAATCCTGCTAAAAGATTGACTCCATTTACGGTTGCCCAGGCTCCCGGTGTTAAGGATACTTTGGTTACGGTTGTCGCATTGGTAAATGTTTTAGCACCATTCGGCGTGAAGGCATATCCCCAAACTCCTGCATTGTCAGAATTCAGGTACGTCATAGGAGAAACCACAACTTTATTGTTGTTTACCTGGCTGTTTTCAGTAGCAGCATCCTGGATTAAAACGGCATATGCTTTCTGGGTTCCGATATTTTTATACCCGCTGATATACACATTGGAGAAAATCCCTGTTCCCTGCTTTTTAAACTGAATCGCGGAAATTTCAGGTGAATTCGTGGTTTCAGGATTGGTATTGGCATCTCTGATCAGGGTAATGTTAGAGATCTTAGGAGCCGTATTATCTACGTTGCTTGAAGATTCGATCTCCATCCCGAAGTTTCCAACTCCTGTCTGGAATGCATACCAGTTGGTGTTGTTCTGCCCGCTCCATGCATCCTGCCAGTCGAAAGAATCGTCATAATTTCCGTAAGAAACGATATTTTTAGCACTTACCGTCCCTCCGAAGAATTCATATCCGTCATCAGTACCTTTATAAGTGACAAGGTTTTCCAGGACAGTTCCGGCACCTACGGCATAAAACGTCATAGAGTTGGTTTCTGAAGTACCGTCACCTATCTTTTTACCTGCATATTCCACACGCACGAATTTCATGGTTCCGGAATTGGAATTGGCATCGCTACCTCCGTAGTATACGTTGTTACCATCTTCAGATAAGGCCTGTGTATTCCCGTTAAGTGCTTTGATAGGTGCATTACCGTACAACGTAATACCACCCCAGTCTCCAGGAGTTTTGCTGGAAGTTGTGAATACGATAGGTTCAGAAGCTGTTCCTACAGCATTGATTTTACCGTCCTGAAGAACAACCAGGCTGCTGGTCTTTGTGGTTACTACATTAAAGGTAGCTCCTGCTTCTATGGTAATGGTAGCATTATTGGTTACTTTAACAATCCCGTCCAGCGTGTAGTTCCCTTTTTTGATCAGCAGGTCTTTGCTAATGGTACCTGATAATGTTCCGCTTCCGCTTAATACACTTTCAGTTGTTCCGGGTGTAGTAACACTTGTTCCTTCTCCTAATCCGTCATTAACTTCAATGGTACATGAATGTAAGGCTAATGTTAACACAGCGGTTAACGCTACTAGTGATAAAATTCGTTTTTTCATTTTTATACTTATTTTTTTATTTATAAATGGTTAGAATGTGTACCCTACGGTAAGATTGAAATTAACTCCTCTGAAATAGTCAGTATACGTATACACTCCTTTGGTGTCCACATCATGGTAGCTCTTATCACCCAGAAGTATTTTATACTTGCTGTTGAACATATTCTGTACGGCAAATTTCACATTCCAGTTTCTGGTCAACTGGTCCTGATATACGAAATCTAACTGCGAGAACGGCTTTTCATAGAAATTATCGGATCCTGATGTTCCTACAGCATATATTTTAGATCCGGAAACATTATACACCAAAGAGAGGGTTCTGGTCAGGCTGTTTTTCTTTTTGATTTCGTACTTAAGGTCGGCATTGATCGTATAAGGTGCAGCACCCTGAAGACCTCTTTTGTGAAGCTGGTCGTTGGTATATCCCTGAGGCCTTTCCAGTAATAATTGATCTTCGCTTCTGTCTACGTTGGAATACATAAATGTGGCATTGGCTCCGAACATGAAATTGCTGAGGCTTTCAGAAATCCTGCCCAGGCTGATGATCCCTTCAAGTTCCACCCCTGCCAGCTGTGCTCTCTTGGCGTTCAGGAATGATACGGTGATCCCGTTGGCATCACCGGAAGTGATGAAAGAACGTTCGATAGCTTTATCGATCCTTTTGGCAAATAAATTCACAGAGAAAAGCTCTTTGTTGGTAGGGTAGTATTCCCACTTCAGGTCAAAGTTGTAATTTTCACTGTTTTCGATATCAGCATTACCTTTAATGGTTTCATTATCCGGATTGATATAGCTGATAGGCATTCTCTCAATAAGGACAGGTCTGGTGATGGTCTTACTGAATGAGAACCTCACGTTATGCTTATTGTTAAGCGCTTTTTTGATCGCGATAGATGGTAAAAACAGGTTTCTGTTTTTAATGATATTGTCTTTTTTATCGGAGCTTTGCTGCGAATAACGGATCAGCGTGATATCATTCTCATATCTTCCTCCTAACAGGATGTCCCAGGATTCGGAAGGTTTATAATTTAAATTAACATACCCGGCATTCACAAACTGGTACATCATGGATAAGAACTGGGATGCATCAGATCCTTCCTGAAAAGAGAGGTCTCCGTTCATGATGGAATTGTTGAAGGTGGATTGCGGAGTATCTTTATCAATAATGTGCTCTCTGTTGGCAATGTTATTGGCTACTCCGAAGATGAATCTGTACGAGTTCTTTCTCAGGTCCGCAAAACCATTGTATCCTACGGATAACTGGATCGGGTAATCTTTTTTATCTCCTTTTTCACCCAGGAAAACAGAATATTCTCCATAGGCAGAACCGTAGAATCTTGAATTTACATCAAGGTACTGGCGGATCAGGTTGTTGGCCCCGTAAGCAAGATACAGTTTATCTTCTGGTAAAATATTGTTGTTGGCATCCCTGCGGCTACCTTCAATGATTTTTCTGTCCGGCTGCTGATAATTGTTGATCACATAACTTCCTCCGGCTTTAACCTGATGTCTGTCACCGATCTTTTGTGAGGCAGTAAGCTGAAGGTCCAGGAACCTTGACAGGTCCAGCTGGTTCGTACGGAAAAATCCTAGATCTTTATTCTGTACCTGATTGTTCTTATACCCGTAATAATCTTCGATGATATTATTGGTGCTCTGTAAGTACATGGCGTTTAAATTAACATTCGTGCCTCTGTTCTTATAAGCAAGTCCAAGGAGTGTGGAAGACTCTGTTTCGTAATTATACTGTTTTCTTAAAAGGTCATTGTTCAGAACAATGACATTCCCGAAATCTTTGAACTGATTTTTAGCCCCTTCACGGAAAGAAAACTTAGTTCCCTGGTTCAGGGAGAATAAAACAGCCATATTACCGGTTTCACCCATCTTCATTTTCTGAGCGGTGGTAAATCCTATGCTGGAGTTAGGAACCGGTCTGATGTTATCAACATTCCAGGAATCTTTAAATGAATTGATCGATTCGTTAGCAGAAAATTTATAGTTGCTCGGCCTTGAGTCTCTCACCTGATCCGGCAATCTCCTGTCTCTGCCGTTCAGTCCCAGATAGCCGTTCAGCCCGTCTGCCCCTTCGGCAACCTTGAAGTTATTTCTAAAGGTGCTTAAAGTATTCATGCCTACGCTGAATTCCACCTTGGTAAAAGGCTTGTCAATCGTAAGCGTTTCAATATCAAAGGTAGCCCCGGCAAAGTCTCCGTAAAGATTGGAGTTGAATGTTTTATAAATGTTCAGCTTGCCTACTACGTCGGTAGGGAACTGCTTTAAAGCGATAATTTTCTGGAATGGGTTGTTGGATGGAGAACCCAGTCCGTTAATAAGCAGGTAATTGTACCGTTCCTCAAGCCCTCTTACGAAAAGCCCTCTTCCTTCTACGGTGGTGATACCGGTAACTTTGGTAAGCCCCTGCTCTACATTGGAAATCCCTTTTCTGGAAATCTCCTCTGCACTTACGGCCTGTTTCTGGATAATGGCTTTCTTCTGCTCACCTAATACGGCGGTTTCAGTTTTCCTGTTGCTGTTACCCTGGATGATAACACCTTCAATCTTCTTTTCTTTCCCAACGGTGTCTCTTTTTATTTCCTGAGCATAAAATACGGATCCGGTCAGGAATATGACCGCAACACTAAGATTGCTAATTTTCATTATCTTACTTTTATTTACTAAAATTCTTTCGCTGCAAAGAAATGAAAGATTAGCAGGGGAAATGGTTTAGTAAAATTTAATTTTTTTTTAACTAAATATTAAGAAACCGGATTTATTGTTAACTTTATGTGAACGATTACCAGAGCGTTAATCTGTCATTCAAAAATCATTAACTTTGGCACAGGAAAAAATAAAAATGAACCAAAAGAAAATACTCTTAATAGACGACGAACTGGATATTTTAGAGATTCTGTCTTATAATTTGGAAAAAGAAGGCTACGATATTTTCACTGCTACCAATGGTAACGAAGGCATCGAAAAAGCCAAAGAAATTATTCCCGATCTTATCCTGCTGGATGTGATGATGCCCGAAAAAGACGGTATCGAAACCTGCCAGGAACTCCGCAAGATCAAAGAACTTCAGAAGACCCTTATTGTTTTTCTTTCTGCGAGGAGCGAAGAATTTTCACAGCTGGCCGGTTTCCAGGCAGGCGCCAATGATTATGTGGTGAAGCTTATCAAGCCGAAGATCCTTATTTCTAAAGTCAATGCCCTCTTGCAGCTGACTTCACAGGTTTCAGACAATGCCAAGCTTATTGAAATTGGAGACCTGGTGATTGATAAAGACAATTTCCGGGTGTCTAAAAGCGGTCAGCTATTCCTGCTGCCTAAAAAAGAATTTGATCTTTTGTACCTGCTGGCTTCCAATACGGAAAAAGTGTTCAAGAGAGAAGAAATCCTGGAAAAAGTATGGGGCAATGATGTGATTGTCGGGGAAAGGACCATCGACGTACACATCAGGAGGCTGAGAGAGAAATTAGGCATCAGTACGATCCAGACCCTGAAAGGAATCGGATACAAGCTTATTGTTTAACACCTTAAAAAGGCCTACCTTTACTTTCAACCCATAAATCCTTGTAAAATTGAAATTTTACAGACTTACCCTCCTCGCCTCATGTCTGCTGACACTGGTGATGTTTCTGCTCGTCATCATTTTTGATGCCTTAAAAGATGTCTATGACCAGACCCCGTTTTTTAAGATAGGGCTTCTGATATGCCTTGTTTTTATTTTCATGGTCAATTATGTCGTACTGGAGCTGCTTTTCAGTTATTACGGAAGAAAGCAGGTGCGTGGGCTGTCCCGGATCCTGCCGCAGGAAATTGTGCATGACCAGGATGAAAACATTACCATAAAAGAGCTTGGAGAAAGGTTTTCCGATCTCAACCAGCGTAAGGTAACCGAAATTGATATGATGAAGGAGATGGAGAGTTACCGTAAAGAATATATCGGGAATGTTTCCCATGAGCTTAAAACACCCCTGTTTTCCATTCAGGGGTACGTGGAAACCCTCAGAGAGGGTGGAGTGGATAACCTGACCATCCGAGACAAATACCTGGAAAGAATTGATAAATCCGTTGAAAGGCTGATTGCCATTGTAACCGACCTGGATATGATCAACAGGCTGGAAGCCGGAGAGATCAACCTTACCATATCGCGGTTCGATGTCAATATGCTGATCAAAGAAATTTTTGACCTGCTCGACCTCGAAGCGGAAAAACATAATACCACTTTACAGATCCAGACCCTGCAGCCGCAGATCCTTGTGGATGCCGACAAGCAAAAAATATCCCAGGTATTCATCAACCTCATCTCAAATGCCATCCATTATGCCAACCGCCAGGAAGCACGGGTCGTAGTAAAAACCAGTGTCCTGAAAAATAAAGTACTCATAGAAGTTATTGATAACGGGATGGGCATTAAGCCTGAGAGCCTGCCGCGTATCTTCGAGCGTTTCTACCGCGTTGAAACCAGCAGGAGCCGCAGGGAAGGAGGATCCGGCTTGGGACTTGCCATTGTAAAACATATCCTGGAGGCCCATAGTGAAAATATCACCGTGGAAAGCGTCTATTTAGAAGGAACAAAATTTAGTTTCATGCTTGAAAAAGGGAAATGAATACCCTGAAAATGTATGAAAAAAAAATGTTTTAAAAAATTCTAAAATATTTTTTGTCGAATCTCATTTATTATATATTTGCAACAGAAATTTATCATAATAATAAAGGCAAAAAGTAACTAAAAAACTGATATGGTTTATAAAATCCGCGTAATATTAGATGCGAAAGAAGATATTTTCCGTGATATTGAGGTTAAGGGAAAACAGACGCTATGGAACTTACATTTAGGAATTAAAAGTGCCTTCAGCCTGCAGGGTGACGAGCTTTCTACTTTTAACCTGCTGGAAGATGACGGTACCATTATAAAAAGTGTTCCGTTAGAAGATATGAGCGATGACGGAGACGGCGAGATTATGTCGGATGTGTATATCGATGAGGCCTTTGAAACGGAGGGGAATAAAGCCCAGTTTCAGTATGGTCTTCTCGATCTTTGGGAATTTTTCTGTGAACTGGTGGAAGTGATTGAAGAAACCAAAGGCGTTAACTATCCTATCACCGTATACCGTTTTGGTAATGTTCCTCTTAAAGCTCCTGCCAAAAGCGGAATTGCCGGCGGATCCAAAAAGAAATCTGCAATGCCTTTACTGGATGATGATTTCAGCTTTGATGATGATTTCGCCGCTACAGGCAATTTTGAGGAGGATGATGACACCTTCGATGATGAAGAGGAAGATTACAACGATGACATCTTCGATGAAGAGGATGACACGGACGACGAGAAGTAAATCTCCGATCCCGGAAAGCGGATACAATATATACATCAGAATAGGTTTTCCTGTTCTGATTTTTTTATGCCTAAACTTGTACTCCGATCATGCGCGCAACATTCCGGGGCATTATTTTTGAATGTTTCAACCCGTCATAAATACACTCACAATGAAAAACCTGAAAAAAATAGTGATTCCCGTTTCATTGGGAATTATCGGATTGGTGCTGCTGAGTTCATGCTCAGTGGGAATTCCCAAAGGAGCCACAGCCGTAAAAAATTTCGATGCAGACCGTTACCTGGGCAAGTGGTACGAAATCGCCCGGTTCGATTACCGTTTTGAAAAAGATATGGATAATGTAACGGCTGAATACTCCAAAAATCAGGATGGTAGTATCCGTGTGCAGAACAAAGGGTACAATTATGTGAAAAAAGAATGGAAACAATCCGTTGGGGAAGCAAGGTTTGTTGATGATAAGACTGAAGCGAGACTGAAGGTTTCATTCTTCAAACCGATCTGGGCAGGCTAT is part of the Chryseobacterium camelliae genome and encodes:
- a CDS encoding 1-aminocyclopropane-1-carboxylate deaminase/D-cysteine desulfhydrase — encoded protein: MNIPDIHIPVVEIPSGKKVQLFMKREDLIHPGISGNKYWKLFYNINHYLDRKPVKPYLITFGGAFSNHIAAVAAVAKQFGIPALGIIRGEELHDRWQDNPTLTFAARNGMDLKFVTREQYRNKDHIAVSLQAEFPGALVIPEGGTNADAVRGVGLMLNHQTKDFDYLCTAVGTGGTLAGISSFCEDHQQVVGFTVVSDRSLEGKIRKLTSKNNFSLIDSAFGGYGKIKDENIRFINDFKSRCGIPLDPVYTGKMMQKVFELTEQGYFPENSRVLCFHTGGLQGVEGANLLLKKQNRNLII
- a CDS encoding glucosaminidase domain-containing protein, with translation MKRLVLLVSLLVLSKFSAQTWATEDQYIQKFAKYAVEEMEKYKIPASITLAQGLLETGGGQSRLALEGKNHFGIKCKEDWTGKTMKHTDDAPNECFRVYEDPRQSYEDHSIFLSTRKYYANLFNLDMKDYRAWAYGLKKAGYATNPRYASILISKIEKYRLYEFDNTSSNEVWYAVLKMYPNLKDDRAFMAQMEPEKYTKKAKDPVTIKVPYQQTSYAQQQKRVDKIKTRAETLNSILIKSHPNEGLKYIVIPEDTNVKYIAEKFKISESRLMKWNELESDVLKKNDIIFLESKNSAGNTATYKAASGEDMHDIAQKFGIRLNKLYAKNRMDEGQQPSAGQLIYLIDKKPRH
- the hemL gene encoding glutamate-1-semialdehyde 2,1-aminomutase — its product is MKYQRSSALFDEAYQYIPGGVNSPVRAFKSVGGVPVFMKSAKGAYLTDADDNAYIDYINSWGPAILGHTHPEVLEELKIQAEKGFSFGAPTELETEIAKFIVENVPNIDQIRMVSSGTEACMSAIRLARGYTGREKIVKFEGCYHGHSDSFLIKAGSGAATFGNPNSPGVTRGTAKDTLLARYNDFEQVQDLFRHNQGEIAAVIIEPVAGNMGCVLPENEFLQNLRKICDENGALLIFDEVMTGFRLAFGGAQELFGVKADLVTYGKVIGGGLPVGAFAGRNEIMDCLAPKGAVYQAGTLSGSPLAMRAGLKTLQIIKNDPEFFSRLAKTTETLDFEIGKILNEKGIAHRINRKGSMMSVFFHINRVSNFDEAQEANHSLFNNFFHQMLQNGIYLPPSGYETYFISDAIKDRELDMTLEAVRKFEYS
- a CDS encoding TonB-dependent receptor plug domain-containing protein — protein: MKISNLSVAVIFLTGSVFYAQEIKRDTVGKEKKIEGVIIQGNSNRKTETAVLGEQKKAIIQKQAVSAEEISRKGISNVEQGLTKVTGITTVEGRGLFVRGLEERYNYLLINGLGSPSNNPFQKIIALKQFPTDVVGKLNIYKTFNSNLYGDFAGATFDIETLTIDKPFTKVEFSVGMNTLSTFRNNFKVAEGADGLNGYLGLNGRDRRLPDQVRDSRPSNYKFSANESINSFKDSWNVDNIRPVPNSSIGFTTAQKMKMGETGNMAVLFSLNQGTKFSFREGAKNQFKDFGNVIVLNNDLLRKQYNYETESSTLLGLAYKNRGTNVNLNAMYLQSTNNIIEDYYGYKNNQVQNKDLGFFRTNQLDLSRFLDLQLTASQKIGDRHQVKAGGSYVINNYQQPDRKIIEGSRRDANNNILPEDKLYLAYGANNLIRQYLDVNSRFYGSAYGEYSVFLGEKGDKKDYPIQLSVGYNGFADLRKNSYRFIFGVANNIANREHIIDKDTPQSTFNNSIMNGDLSFQEGSDASQFLSMMYQFVNAGYVNLNYKPSESWDILLGGRYENDITLIRYSQQSSDKKDNIIKNRNLFLPSIAIKKALNNKHNVRFSFSKTITRPVLIERMPISYINPDNETIKGNADIENSENYNFDLKWEYYPTNKELFSVNLFAKRIDKAIERSFITSGDANGITVSFLNAKRAQLAGVELEGIISLGRISESLSNFMFGANATFMYSNVDRSEDQLLLERPQGYTNDQLHKRGLQGAAPYTINADLKYEIKKKNSLTRTLSLVYNVSGSKIYAVGTSGSDNFYEKPFSQLDFVYQDQLTRNWNVKFAVQNMFNSKYKILLGDKSYHDVDTKGVYTYTDYFRGVNFNLTVGYTF
- a CDS encoding response regulator — its product is MNQKKILLIDDELDILEILSYNLEKEGYDIFTATNGNEGIEKAKEIIPDLILLDVMMPEKDGIETCQELRKIKELQKTLIVFLSARSEEFSQLAGFQAGANDYVVKLIKPKILISKVNALLQLTSQVSDNAKLIEIGDLVIDKDNFRVSKSGQLFLLPKKEFDLLYLLASNTEKVFKREEILEKVWGNDVIVGERTIDVHIRRLREKLGISTIQTLKGIGYKLIV
- a CDS encoding sensor histidine kinase, with the translated sequence MKFYRLTLLASCLLTLVMFLLVIIFDALKDVYDQTPFFKIGLLICLVFIFMVNYVVLELLFSYYGRKQVRGLSRILPQEIVHDQDENITIKELGERFSDLNQRKVTEIDMMKEMESYRKEYIGNVSHELKTPLFSIQGYVETLREGGVDNLTIRDKYLERIDKSVERLIAIVTDLDMINRLEAGEINLTISRFDVNMLIKEIFDLLDLEAEKHNTTLQIQTLQPQILVDADKQKISQVFINLISNAIHYANRQEARVVVKTSVLKNKVLIEVIDNGMGIKPESLPRIFERFYRVETSRSRREGGSGLGLAIVKHILEAHSENITVESVYLEGTKFSFMLEKGK
- a CDS encoding IS1096 element passenger TnpR family protein, translated to MVYKIRVILDAKEDIFRDIEVKGKQTLWNLHLGIKSAFSLQGDELSTFNLLEDDGTIIKSVPLEDMSDDGDGEIMSDVYIDEAFETEGNKAQFQYGLLDLWEFFCELVEVIEETKGVNYPITVYRFGNVPLKAPAKSGIAGGSKKKSAMPLLDDDFSFDDDFAATGNFEEDDDTFDDEEEDYNDDIFDEEDDTDDEK
- a CDS encoding lipocalin family protein, which produces MKNLKKIVIPVSLGIIGLVLLSSCSVGIPKGATAVKNFDADRYLGKWYEIARFDYRFEKDMDNVTAEYSKNQDGSIRVQNKGYNYVKKEWKQSVGEARFVDDKTEARLKVSFFKPIWAGYNVIELDDNYQYALVVGNNLKYIWILSRTTTIPENVRQKLLEKAKSIGYNTDELIWVKHNQ